In Cololabis saira isolate AMF1-May2022 chromosome 4, fColSai1.1, whole genome shotgun sequence, one DNA window encodes the following:
- the LOC133442586 gene encoding zinc finger protein 665-like, with the protein MAKHKGKERPTSYRCDHCKKVLTTSSGLRKHKMTHTGDKPFTCDQCGAAFTASSSLRNHQRIHTGDKPFTCDQCGAAFTESGGLRTHQRIHTGDKPFTCDQCGASFTTSSYLKIHQRIHTGDKPFRCDQCEAAFTQKSNLRTHQRIHTGDKPFRCDQCGAAFTTSSQLKIHQRVHTGDKPFTCDQCGAAFTRRDSLRTHQRIHTGDKLFTCDQCGAAFTQQSSLKIHQRIHTGDKPFTCDQCGAAFTQQGNLMTHQRIHTGDKPFRCEQCGVAFATSTHLKIHQRIHTGDKPFRCEQCGAAFTQQGNLMTHQRIHTGDKPFRCDQCGAAFTTSSDLRTHQRIHTGDKPFRCDQCGAAFTTSGGLKIHQRIHTGDKPFRCDQCGAAFTASSSLRCHKRVHTGDKPFTCDQCGAAFTRRDSLRTHQRIHTGDKPFRCDQCGAAFTASSSLRYHKRVHTGDKPFTCDQCEAAFTTSSHLKSHQRTHTSDKL; encoded by the coding sequence aaacataaaggcAAAGAGAGACCCACAAGTTATCGTTGTGATCACTGCAAGAAagtcctcaccacttcatcaggtctgagaaaacataaaatgactcacactggagataaaccgttcacttgtgatcagtgtggagcagcttttaccgcATCAAGTAGTTTAAGgaatcaccaacgtattcacactggagataaaccgttcacttgtgatcagtgtggagcagcttttactgagtcAGGTGGtttaaggactcaccaacgtattcacactggagataaaccgttcacttgtgatcagtgtggagcatcttttaccacatcaagttatctaaagattcaccaacgtattcacactggagataaaccgtttagatgtgatcagtgtgaagcagcttttacccaaaaaagtaatttaaggactcaccaacgtatccacactggagataaaccgttcagatgtgatcagtgtggagcagcttttaccacatcaagtcagctaaagattcaccaacgtgttcacactggagataaaccattcacttgtgatcagtgtggagcagcttttaccagacgAGATagtctaaggactcaccaacgtattcacactggagataaactgttcacttgtgatcagtgtggagcagcttttactcaaCAAAGTTCTCTAAaaattcaccaacgtattcacactggagataaaccgttcacttgtgatcagtgtggggcagcttttacccaacaaggtaatctaatgactcaccaacgtattcacactggggataaaccgttcagatgtgaacagTGTGGGGTAGCTTTTGCTACATCAACTCACCTAAAGatacaccaacgtattcacactggagataaaccgttcagatgtgaacaatgtggggcagcttttacccaacaaggcaatctaatgactcaccaacgtattcacactggagataaaccgttcagatgtgatcagtgtggagcagcttttaccacatcaagtgatttaaggactcaccaacgtattcacactggagataaaccgttcagatgtgatcagtgtggagcagcttttaccacatcaggtggtctaaagattcaccaacgtattcacactggagataaaccgttcagatgtgatcagtgtggagcagcttttactgcTTCAAGTAGTTTAAGGTGTCATaaacgtgttcacactggagataaaccattcacttgtgatcagtgtggagcagcttttaccagacgAGATagtctaaggactcaccaacgtattcacactggagataaaccgttcagatgtgatcagtgtggagcagcttttactgcTTCAAGTAGTTTAAGGTATCATaaacgtgttcacactggagataaaccattcacttgtgatcagtgtgaggcagcttttaccacatcaagtcacCTAAAGAGTCACCAACGTACTCACACGAGTGATAAACTGTAA